TACGTTTGCAAGGGCATGTGATATGCAGGGGGGAAAAAGTTCAGGTTCCACTGTCCCAAAGTCCGTTTTTCCAAATTTTTTCTTCTGAACCTCAAACTGAGCCTTTATTTCAGCAACATAAGGGGCGCAAAAACGTGAAATTTCGGCAGGAATTTCAGGGATTGGAAACGACTGTTCAATACGTTCCCTTATAGCTTCTTCAAGAAGTCTTGCAAATTCTTCCTTTGTAATTCTTACCTCTCCAGCCCTTAACTGGCGATTTGCAAGTTTCCAGGCAGGATCTTTCAGGGAATTTGAAAAGCGGATATAGTCCGTAAAATGCATACTGAAATAGGAATCTCTGAAGTCGGCTGAAATTCCAAAATCTTCCCCGAATTTAAGCAAGAAAGCTGGAGTTTCATTTCTCAAAAGTGTATAGGCAGCTTTGGCTTCTGCCAGAGCATAGCGCTTGGTAAAGAGCTGATCGTCCACACAGGCAACCAGCATTCTTGCAAAAGGATAGGAGAGAAGTTCTGAGAGAATCTGGGCTTCTCTGGAAACAGGCGGCTTTTTAATTTCCCCTTCCAGAGCTTCTTTTACCCTTTTTATCCCTCTAGCTCTTGCAGCCCGGTAAGCCCAGGAATTAAGCAGACTGTCCAGGGAAATCCCCAGACTCTCAACATGGGTAGATGCTTCTGAGATAAAAGGGTAATATGCGAGTTTGTCAGCCTGCATGGATTATTCCGACTCAATTCTCGGAGCCAGGAGATAAGAAATTCTGCCTGCACCGTTTGCAATCTCGAAATCTATGAGTATCGGGAAATCTTTTCCAAGGGAAAGACTTACCTCATTGACTTTATTCGTAGGTTTGACTATGTCGGCCAGATAGTCCAGAGAGAAAAGAGAACAGGCTTCACCTGCCTTCAGGTCGATCAGCTGGTCCCTACCCATCTCCAGGCGAACCTGGTCAGTATCGCCTTTTGCTTCCATATAGAAGGTATCATCAGAAACCCCCATTAGTAGATGATCACTTATTTTCTCTGCAGCTTTCACAGCACGCCTGAGGTCAGCTCCATTCAGGACAACTTTTGCAGGCAAATCTAGCTGGGGAACTCTTGGTTCTGCCCGAATTGTAGAAGGATCGAGAAGAGAAAGTGTATAAGACAGCCCTCCGACATCAATCAGGAGTTTTTGATTCCCTTCTTCAAGTTCCATCCGGACTGTGTCGTTCTTCTCCGCAATTCCCAGCAGGTCCATAATCTTGTTCAGGTCTATTCCTATTTCAGACTCATCAGCGCTATATTCATCGAAAGCGGATGATCCAAGCTCAAAAATTCCCATTGCGACATTGGCAGGATCAACAGCTTTTACCGAAATACCTTCCGGCTTTATTTTAATTCTGACCTCATCTACAATTACAGCCAATGCGGCAATCGCGTCTTTCAGAAGCTCTGCATTAATTGCTGCCTTGAACATAATTCTTCTCCAATAAATAGATCTAAATTTTAAGCTCTTTATTACCCTTGAGATATATAAATTTCTTTACAGATTCGGAAGTCCTCGCTCTATTTGAGAACCAATTTTCCGGCTAAAGCCAAATGGGTTTCTGAAATCGGAAAATTACTAGATTCAAACTCCCGGCAACTATATAAATCTTGGTCAGAAAACAGGGCGACTTCAGGATCTGTTTGAAGCAGAAAGGAAGCTGTAGCCTGATAAATCTATAAATCTATTTTTTTCCGGGAAACATATTTTTCAAAGGTGGGTAGAAGAGAATTAAACTTCAGTCGTATTCTCTCCAGGTAAATCCACATTTCGTGCATTTGAAGAATCGAGTTTCGGATTCATCAGCAGACCTGAGCTGTCTGAGCCACCAGAATGCAGTGTTATTTCCACACTCTGGACATTTTGCATTTGTTGTTGGCAGACCTGAAGTCTGTTCACCTTCCAGAACCACTACTTCACGGTCATCGATCTTGGCTTTGGAGACAAAATTTTTCGTGTTGCCTTCTATAGGTACTATGTTCCCACATTTTCTACACTCAAAATTACCATTTTTAGGAAACATCATGCTTTTGCATTTTGGACAGAATTGCATTAATATCACTTTTTGCGTCATTTATAATTTTATTGTGATCAAAAGCTAACTCAGGAATGGAATCAAGCTCAAAAAGTTCGACGGAATCTGCATCAGAGCCTGGTTTTAGCTCTCCTGATCCTTTTGCGAGGTAACATACCGAAACCGTATGCTCTCTGGGATCACGGTGTGGGTCGGAATAGACACCCACTAGTTTGATTATCTCTATTGAAAGGCCTGTTTCTTCAAAAGCTTCCCTAGCTGCTGCGTTTTCTGTACTTTCCCCAATTTCTACGAAGCCGCCGGGAAGGGCAAATTTTCCCTGATAGGGGGGGTTTTTTCTCTTCACGAGCACAAGCCTGTTTTTAAAGAGGATTACTGTATCAACGGTTAAACTAGGGGTTTGAGGCTTCATAAAACGCCTTCGCTTTATTTTCAGGGAGATTTCTTTTTCCGTCATCAATCCCTTTCTGAATTAGCTTTTCTAGCAGGAGTGCCAGAATAAAATAATATTATTATTGTGCATAACGTAGAAACTCGTCATTATATTTCAATATTGACATTGTAAGTCAAGTTTCTGTCAAGCAGAGAAATTCCTTATGCAGTAGCTTCTCGTAGTAGCTTCTCTTAAATGTTTCTCTTTTATCGAAACCATAAGTTTCTATCCTAATCTTGAAATTTTTTAGTTTTTACGCTTTTATATAAATGAGAACATGTTTGTAACGTTATTCTTCTATAATAGGAATCTATTATCTTATTTGCAGGCTCAATCACTCTTTATGAGTACCCTGACGGAGGTAATAATTCTACAGTTTATAGGTAAAGAAAGTAAAATCCATAACCTTTGAATTCCTTACTATTAATAAATGAACTATTCAACTTATTAGAAACTTATATGAAAATCTATTAATTATTTTAAATGACTTCACATGTCACTTTCCGAAAGCTTCATAATTTGCCTGAGGCTTTTCTGAGCCTTCAGAAACAGAAACAAAACCTAGAATTAAGTTTTACCTCTGGCAAAAAGGTGCGTGAAAAATGATAGAAAATATACTCTGGCTCGCAGTCGGGTTAATGGTTGCGTCATCCATCATCCCCAGAACTCTCAGGGTTCGTAAACTGGTAGGAGGGATTGGATGGGGCACATTTTCCATCCATTGGGGTTATCAACCTCTTCATTATCTCGAGATCCAGGACTATGCCAATGTGCTCCTCACAATAGTGGTGACGCTGTTTTGTCTACTTGTAGCGTATATCATGTATCGGGAGTATAAAAATGGTCCTCTCTATATAAAAAATAGGGAAGTGTTACATTCCAAGTTTTCAGCTCAAGGTGAAGCGGATTCCCTTGATATAACCTCAATGCTTACCAGTGCCACTGCACTTGGAGCTCTAGTTTATTTCCCATTTGCGAATTTCACCCCTTTAAATACCTGGATTATAGGAGGAGTCACCTCCCAGATTCTCTGGGTTCTCCAGTACTTTGATATTCCTGCATATATGAAAGACTGGAATATGATAACACTTAATGGATACACTGTTGAGATAATACTGGCCTGTACTGCAATTGAAAGCATTGCCCTTTTTATGGGGCTAATAGGTGCAGTGAGAGCTCCATTTAACCGCCTGGCTATGGCTTTTATCGCATCCGTGCCAGTTATCTATATACTTAATCTTATCAGGGATGTTTTCGTGGTAGTTGCTTATGGGGAGCAATGGTTTGGAGCTGACAGTTTCATAATAGCACATAATTATATTGCAAAGGCGGGTTCAGGTATTGCCCTTTTTGCAATTTCATATGTGGTGATTCGTATTCTTCCCGAACTATTCGGAATGATTGATGGTCTCTGGATCATATTTTCTCAAGAATTGAGATCCCTTCTGCACAGATCCGGGGGGGATTAAAGCTAATGCTTGCAAAAGGCTCAGAACCCTGGCTTCTTACTGCTGCACTTATAACCATAACGTTTGCGGTTCTCTCCAAGGCAATGAACAGCTCCCATCTAACCCACGTTACTTACATATCAATGGTGCTGACTTTCTTTATGGTTCTTTTCTTTAGAGATCCCGAAAGAAAGGTGGAAGTTTCGGATACTTATATGGTTTCCCCGGCTGACGGCACTGTCATAGACATTCGGGGCCGGAAAGTCTGTATTTTCATGTTTCTCCAGAATGTACATGTAAATAGAGCTCCGATTTCGGGAAGGATCAGAGAAATTACTTACAGAAAAGGAGGATATCTTCCTGCTTTCTGTAAAGACTCTGAAAGAAACGAAAGAAACGAGTTTATTATTCACACCAAGTATGGGGATGTCAGTGTCACGCAGATTGCAGGCACTATTGCCAGACGAATTGTTTCCTATCCTCGAGTAAATGATTTTATCGAGCAAGGACAGCGCATTGGAATGATTCGTTTTGGGTCAAGAGTTGACGTAACAATTCCCCAAAACTTTGAAATCATAGTACGGAAAGGAGAGCGGGTACTTGCAGGCAAAACCATTATAGCAACAATAAAAAATGACAGGGATTTTGAACATGAACATATTTCAAATGTTAAGGCTCCCGGACCTGGTCTCTCTCTTGAACCTTCTCTGCGGAATTAGTTCAATTGCAGTAGCTGCCCAGGCTACAGTCCAGGTTGCCACATCTCAAACTGCGGCTGCCCAGAATGGGTTTTCTCTGGCTTTGATCTTACTTCTTGTTGCAGCAATTGCAGATGGAGCGGATGGATATATTGCCAGGCGATTTAAAGGAGGAGAACTTGGGGAACAACTTGACTCCCTGGCAGATGCAGTTTCTTTCGGGGTTGCTCCTGCTCTTCTCATATATCTACAGTTCGGGCAAGTAAACCCTGTAGCCGGAGAACCGGACCCTCTTATTGCGATATTTCCAGCTTTTTATGCTGTTTGCGGTGTGCTCAGGCTTGCTCGTTTCAATTCTGTAACTCCCCGTAAAACAGGCTTTGAGGGTCTTCCCATAACTGCAGGCTGCATAATGCTTGTTACATATATGCTGCTGAACGAAAGTCTTGTCAGAATAGACTTTCTTTTAGCGCTTACCCTTGGTCTCTCTATTCTTATGGTAAGCTCGGTAAATTATCCCAAGATCAGGAATGTCAGGATTCTTGCATTTATCTCTTCTATTTTCGGGATAACTATGTTTCTCTACCTGTATAATGTCGAATATATGCGAATTTTCTCGACCCTGCCTTTTATCCTTATGTTGATATACATTTTTTCTCCTTTTTTCAAGATCCCTCTATTAAACAATCTGGGTAGCAAGGAGTATAGGAACAAAAGACTGAGCGCCAGGAAGGAAAAGAATTAAAACCGGTTCACTTTAGTAAGACACTGACTAACGAATTCTAGGAAGGGAGAGATTTATTTGGTTCAGGAAAAAATAACCGACAAAGATAATGCACTCTTTGAAGCAGGAATTAAACTCGGAGCTCTTTATCATCAATTCACGGGCTCTCCTGTAAACTTGAACACGGTTTCAAGCCTTGAAACGGCTATCCAGGAAAGCATTTCAGTTCAGCCCTATGTAGAAGAAATCTCAGTAAAAATTGATAGGGACATGCTGAGAAGTAAGCTGAATAATGAATTTGGTTATACCGAACTTCAGGGTCCCATGCTTAAGGTAAATATAACCGTAAGGTATGGTTCTTCAAAAGTAAAAGTTGGAATGGAGTATGACCCTGAACTTAATTACCCGTTGATGAAAATTCTAGAAATTAAAGAGACAAATGTTTGAGACAGCTAACACTGGAGATTGAGAAGACAAACATTTGAAGCAGCTAACGTTGGAGATTGAGAAGACAAACATTTGAAACAGCTAACACTGGAAATTGAGAAGACAAACGGTTGAAACAAACAACTCTGTAAAAAAATAAGCCGTAAAGAGAAGCTTTTAAACTTCATTCTTTACAGTCTCAAATGCCCTGATAACTTTTTCGTTCTGTTCCCGAGTCCCGACTGTTACCCTGATAAAAGTGTCACCCGCCTCCCTGAAAGAGTCACAAGGGCGTACAATAATTCCTTTTCTCAGGAGGCTCTGTGTAACAGCTTTTGCTTTTAAAGGAGCAACGTCTACAAGTACAAAGTTTGCCTGGGAAGGATAAACCGTAAAAGGAATCTTTTCTTTCAGATATTCTCTGCCCACTCTTGCGATTTCTATGCTCTTTCTCAGGTGGTCAACATCCGAAAGGGCAGCAATTCCTGCTTTTAACGCCGGAAGGCTTACTGAGAACGGAGTGGCTGCCTTTATATACTCTTTTGCCAGCCATTCGGGCATGATCCCATAACCTAGCCGTAGACCTGCAAGCCCGAATGCCTTGGAAAAGGTTCTGCCCACAACAAGATTATCGTATTCCCTTACAAGCTCAGCAAGGTTCCTGTCCGCAAACTCGACATATGCCTCGTCAAGGAACACAAGAGCTTTTGTATTTTCAAGAATTATCCTCAGATCGTTTTCAGGAAGAAGATTCCCAGAAGGATTATTGGGAGAGCAGAGGAAGATTATTTTTGTCCTTTCGGACTGAGCTTTTAGAACCTTTTCAAGATCAAGTGAAAAGTCCTGTTTTCTCCTGACAAAAACCGGTTTTCCTCCGCATGCCTTTGCTGGCAGCTCGTAATAGGCAAAAGTCGGAGTAGGAATTATGACCTCATCCCCTTTTTCAATGATCAGCCTGCAAAGTCCATCAAGAAGTCCATCCATTCCTGGTCCTGAGGCTATGAGGTTTGAAACCGGAAAACCTGTGTATTTCGAGAGAGCTTCCCTGAGTTCTATAGCATCTGCTGAGGGGTAAATATTTGTACAGGGAGCTGCGTCCATCATCGCCTGAACAGCTTTTGGAGAGGGTCCAAGTGGGTTTTCATTTGAGCCGAGTTTGATGATTGAAGCTGGATCAAGCCCGTAAGCAGAAGCTATTTCCTCAATGGATTTTCCTGGAACATACTCTGCAATATCAAAGATCTCCTTTTTTATAAGTTCAGGCCTGCTCAAGAACATCAACTACCGTATCGATCTGTTCTTTCGTAATTACAAGTGGAGGAACCAGACGAAGCACAGAATCCGAAGTACAGTTTAATAGCACTCCGCATTCCCTTGCAAACTCCACAAATTTGCTGCATGGATATTTTATCTCGACTCCTATCATGAGACCTTTGCCACGGACTTCTATAACGTCCTCCCTGTCCATGTTCCTGAGTTTCCCCATGAAGTAAGTCCCGTTCTCTTTCGAGCGCTTAAGAAGCTCTTCTTCGCGAATTGCTTCGATTGAGGCAAGTGCAGCTGCACAGGCAAGTGGCCCGCCTCCAAAGGTAGAAGCATGCTGTCCGCGCCCAAAGCTGAGTCCCTCCCTGGCTGCGATAGCACCCATTGGGAAGCCTCCTCCAATTGCTTTTGCCATACTCATAATATCAGGTTCCACGCCAAATTGCTCTTTACAGAACCATGTGCCTGTCCTTCCAAAGCCTGTCTGCACTTCGTCAAAGATAAGGAAGGTTCCGGTTTCGTCACAGATTTCCCTGACCTCTTTGAGGTAATCGGGATCCGGGATATTTACTCCGCCTTCGCCCTGAATGGGCTCAAGAATAACGGCTGCCGTATCTTCCGAAATAGCCTGCCTGATAGCTTCAGCATTGGAGTACGGGACGAAAGTTGTCTCGGAACTTACGGGAGGCATGAAAGGATCCCTGTACATGCTCTTATGGGTTACGCTGAGTGCCCCTATAGTCCTGCCGTGGAAGGAATGTTCAGCTGCGATGAAGGCGCTTTTTCCCGAAGTCACGCGGGCAAGTTTCATTGCAGATTCAACAGCTTCAGCGCCTGAGTTACAGAAAAAAACACGCTCCATACCTGTTATTGAGACCAAGGTTTCTGCAAGCTCGGCCTGAATTTCAGTATAATAAAGGTTGGAGACGTGCATCAGTTTCTCAGCTTGAGACTGGATTGCCTTCACAACCCTCGGGTGGCAGTGCCCAACATTGTTTACTGCAATCCCTGCTACGCAGTCAATATATTCTTTTCCGTAAATATCCCTGACAATTGCTCCCTTCCCTTCTGAGAGTACAAGGGGCTGTCGCCCATATGTCTGCATGACGTATTTTGAATCTTTTTCTATGATTGAATCATATTTTACCTGTAAATCCTCAGACTCTGAGACAATCTCAGATTTTATAATATTCTCTGTCAACTGAATTCCTTCCTGAAATTTGTTCTTTTTAACTGATCGAAAAATCTGACGAATAAAGTTTGGATTATTTTGAATATATCAATCAAGAAATTCTGATAACTTGAATTAGATATGCTATTGAAATCCTGGGAAATATTCTCTCTGAGTATTTAAGAGATTTGCAATTAAATCTCACATTTGAGTTTCAAAATCGGATTTCACAATCTAATTCCGTAGTTGAATCTCATAATTAAAATTCAAAGTTAGACTCCATATATAATCATTTTTTTATTTTATTCAGAGTTCGGTTCTCTCCAGAATCCAGATAATTCCCTGATTCCCTAAGAATGTTACTGCTCATTCTCAAAAAAGATGTTTTCCCACAATTCTTTGTCCCTGGGGTATGAGCTTACATTCTGCAGAGGCAGGGTTCGACGTATCTGGAATTGAAATTAAGAAAAAAGCTATGATTAAAGGAAATTCCAGATTTCTCAGGGTATCAAAAACTCGATACTGCTGGTCAAACTGGTGTCTCGAGTTAATTCCTGATTATTCTCCGGATTTTTGTTCCTTTCTGTAAGCCCTGGCTCCTGTGAAGCGTCTGCTTCTTTCCAGTGCCTGGGTTCTGGCAGTTTTTCGTTTTCTACCTGGCACAAAAATACTTCCGGGATTTGCGCTTGATTTAATAGGTGAGTTCTCTTCTACCTGATCTGCTACTTTGATGGGTTCTGCCGGAGGTAAGTTTTCAGGCAGTTCACGCTTTTCTCTCATGAATACTTTCCCTAAAGCGTTGACCTCTGCAAGAGCTGGCTTTTCTGCGGCATCCCGTAAGAAAGACACTCCTGAAGGCGCTTTTATTGTGCCGTCTACCCTTGCATTTTCGTGCAGTATTACAGAGTCGGCTTTTATTCCGCCGAAAATCCGGCTATTCCGACCGATCTGTACAGCCCCTTTTGAATAAAGATTGCCATAGATAGTGCTGTTTTCCCCTATGTTGACCTTGCCTTCTGAGTAAATGCTCCCTTTGAGGGTAAGATTTTCCCCTGTGTCAACGGAATGCGCCCTGATATTCCCTGTTAAATGGCAGTTGTTCCCGATTATAGTTTCCCCACCAACATTAATAGTTTCAGGGGAAAGCTTTGCACCGGCAGGTATAATCAATATATTTTCACCAAGCTCCCTTATTTCAAAGTCCTCATCGTCTTCGGAATCTTCAAAGAGCTCTTCTACAGCCTTTTCGATTTCTTCGCCTTTACCAAGGCGCATCATTTCCTTTATGTAAAGGAATAAAAATATGATTACAGGGACTGGATTCCTTACCACTATCCATCCTTTGGCTTCGAACCCTCCCCGAATTTTAACTTCTTTTCCTACGTCAAGATCCCCTTCTACGAACAGCTTCCCATCAATTGTTACAAATTCTCCCAGATAGGCGTTTCTGCCGACCTCCACCTTGCTTCCCAGCTTTGACCACATATCAACCCTGATGTCAGAACTAGCCGCAATATCCCCGGTAACGGTCACTCCTTCTCCCATTATAACTGTATCGCCGAATATGCTGTATTCAATATTAGAGTGATTGCCGACAATAACATCTCCCTGGACTGTAATCCTGTTTGCTTCGACTCTGGTGTTATCTGGAACCAGGAAATACTTTAGAATTTGTTCTGGCTCTGGAATATGCTCACTCTCCGGGAAACTGTTATCTCTAATCTCTAAATTTCAGGGTTGAAACTGCTCTTTTAAAGGGCTTTTTTATGAGTAGCATTCATTCAAAAGTCACTATCTAACATATATTCTTATTCATTTTATTCTTTCATAGGATATTTTATCAATATAAATAACATTTTATATACTGTATTTAACTATATGTAAATTTGTGTGAAACTTAAAGAACTCAATCCTCAGCAAGTTTTATACTTATTTCCCTTTTTCTGCGTCTATTTTTCGTCTATTTTTATATCTTGAAAGATTCTTTTGAAATTTCGGGCTCATTTTTCTTTTTTCGAAGCAACTCCTGCTCTTACATCTACGGCTGCCCCGCTGTCAAAAGCCATAATTTCTGCAGGAGATAGAAGCAATTGCCCTGTTGCGAGCAGTCTGTCAGCCTCATCTGTCACGAGTACCTCTTCGCCTGCCCTCAGTTCAGGATCAATTTCAACTACATGCTTTATAAAAGCGGTTTTACCTTTCTCCACAAAAGGAGCAGCTTCCTCCGAGACTACGACCCTGAGCCTTTTTCCCGGCAAAAGCTTATGGACAACGGAAGCACCTTCAATACTGAGGGTAAAAAAGCCATCCTTTGCTCTTGCCGTAGCTATACGCTTTCCTGAATAAAGGACCTGGCGTATTCTTTTTGTTCTTGACAACTGGAATGTTGAGCCGTCAGGAAAGAGTTCTTTTCCTATGCCTTTTCCGAACTGATAATCCGCAATCATGCGGACTCTAGTAAGTCTTTCGGTGTTATTCATGGGACTAGGTAATATGTGCAGACCTTAAAGCAATTCCGGTTATTCCGATCTTCAGGATTTGTACTGGAGGTAATATGCGCTTCAGGCTGCTCAACATTCTCCTCTCTTTTGCTCCAAATTTTTCCAACATAAAATATATTTTTAGTCTATTATCCACCGCTCGAGGATACTAAGTTTCCTCCTTTAATCTCGTTCTTTATTCTGCTGACATCGTTTGTTCTTTTAACCTTCCTTCTTTATTATCTTTTATCATGAATTTTTTTGTTTTCATGATTAGCAAAAATATTAAGAAGTAGGAGCACCAATCTATTAACTGGTTTATGAAAATTAGAATGTGCATATGTTAGGAAATTTAAATTGCTTGTGGTCTTAAGAAGGCAAAAGAGGGAATTCCCTTGATAGTTCGAAAAAATATCTCTATTGACCAGTCTTACGTGGATAAATTAAAGCCATTTCTGGAGAAAAATAACGGAAATTTAAGTGCGGCAATAAGGGATGCTATCGAAACTGCCTCTCTCTCTCTGACTGGAAGTACCGTTGAAAATGGGGAAAAAGACTCAAGTAAGGTTTCACAGAATGCAGAATTCCGTAACAAGTTGATTGAGGACGATGAATTCCTTCTTGTTCATCATACGCTGCTTGAATGGCTTATAAAAAAGACTTCAGGGTTATTAATTGATGAATCAATTGTATATGAGCTAATCAATCCTTATAAAGTAAAACGAATCTCTGACGTTGTCAATTACATAAACTCGTTCAACGAAAAAATGGGCTGGAAAATTAAGGTTGATGCAGAATATAGTCAGGATTCAGAACCGGAAACTGTAAGTCTTACTCTCTCTGATGGGAACCCCTACTTCAGGGAAATTATGGCTCATTACCTGGCTCTTTATCTGGCAAAACAAATGAAACTGGATGTCCAGGGTCTTTTCTGCAAATCAAATATGACAAAGATTTATTTTAAAAGATTCGAGTTCCTTGATTATCAAAAAGTCCCTAAAGGACTTGAGAGATATTTTGGGCAAATGGATCTTGTCTTCCGGGAGATTCAGAAAAAACCGGAGTTCTGGAAAAACCTTATCAAAACCTATAGACAGCAGAATTATCAGAGGCTCAGCATAAACAGAAAGACTTTCGAGGCTCTTGTCTCAGGGAACCTCCCATCCCTGGCTGAAATAACAAGGGATTTTGAACTGGATACAGGCAAGCCTCCTGAAGCTTTCACTCTTGCGGAGCATATTATGATTTTCAAAGAAGTTTATCTGACAGACAGCATAGGTAGTGATATTGAAGTTTGTACGGTAAAAGGCAGAGAATATGTGAAACTCATTCATGACTATTCTGACAAAAAAGTCTGTGAAATTATTGCAAAGTATTATTCAAACATCCTCAAGTCTACTGGCTATCCTTTTACAATTACTACCAACCCCCATATGATCCTGTTCGTGTTCGGGAAAATGCCTGATTCCACAAGTTTTCCTGAAATGAGTACTCTGTAATCCTGACTTTATCGATTTTCTAATATTCATTAAGATAGATAAATTCATATGTGGGAGTTCCCTATCCTTTTTTCATGAGTGACGTAATTTTGCTCTGGGACTGCCCTCTTCTCTTTGAGAAACTGTTTGTGGAGTATGGGCTTGAATGCACTCGTGTGCTCTCAACATCCCTTGGTACTCCTTACTTTCCTGCCTGCAAGGTTCTGATCCTGCCGACAGGTTTTGCAAATAAACAATATACAAAAACAGGTGCAGGACTTGTACGCGGAAAACAATCCCTCGAAAAATTCGTGAAAAAGGGGGGAACTCTTCTTATTTTCAGTCCCTTGGTACCGGAATACGAATATGAATGGCTTTCTTTTTCTCTGAAGTATGTAATGGAAGAGAACCCCTGCACACCTCAGCCTGTGGGTAGTCACGATGCCCAGAAACTAGTGGAAAACATTGTCCTTCCTGCTGGATGCGACGGTTACTTTTCAGAGACCGATGCCGATGTCGTGCTCCAGGATGACAAGGGAAGACCAATAATGGTCGTAAAAGAGATTGGAGAGGGCTTGATTGTTGCAACTACTATTCATGAATTTCCTGCAGCCGAATTCTTTAAGTGCAGGGTCTCTTGTACGAAAAAAGTGAAAGCCTGAAATAAAAAACAGGATAGAAGCAGAAATGCTATAAGTTGAGATAAAAACCAGAGAAGGTCATAAACTGGGATAAAAACCAGAAATAAACATAAGTTAGCTCTCAAGAAAATAGACATTTACACGCAATAAACAACTACAGCCAGAAATCGGTTTATTAACTCTCATTTTATTTTTTTCACATTTTTGTTCTTTTTATACTGGTTCCTGAGTTTTTGTATTTCTTCAACTTCGTTCTCCAGTTTAATTACAAAGAGTCCGAAGCAGGGCTTTATAAACTGGAATATAATATCATTTCCTGAGAAACCAACAGGAGATGTCATACCAAGCAAGGTAAAACCTTTTACCTTATACCCGCCAGGCACAAGGTATACGCTCTCAGAATGCTCTTTAATGTAATTTTCGCATTCTTTTGGAGTTGCATTTTTCAGGAGAATTTCATATCTGTATTCTCTTAAGCACGACATTTTTGTACCCTTTATGTCCTTATATCAGCTCCAGTATGCTCTAATAATCAATGATCCCTTAATCAATGATCCCTTAATCAATGATCCCTTAATCAATGATCCCTTAATCAAT
The Methanosarcina thermophila TM-1 genome window above contains:
- a CDS encoding DUF1894 domain-containing protein — translated: MSCLREYRYEILLKNATPKECENYIKEHSESVYLVPGGYKVKGFTLLGMTSPVGFSGNDIIFQFIKPCFGLFVIKLENEVEEIQKLRNQYKKNKNVKKIK
- a CDS encoding polymer-forming cytoskeletal protein; translated protein: MGEGVTVTGDIAASSDIRVDMWSKLGSKVEVGRNAYLGEFVTIDGKLFVEGDLDVGKEVKIRGGFEAKGWIVVRNPVPVIIFLFLYIKEMMRLGKGEEIEKAVEELFEDSEDDEDFEIRELGENILIIPAGAKLSPETINVGGETIIGNNCHLTGNIRAHSVDTGENLTLKGSIYSEGKVNIGENSTIYGNLYSKGAVQIGRNSRIFGGIKADSVILHENARVDGTIKAPSGVSFLRDAAEKPALAEVNALGKVFMREKRELPENLPPAEPIKVADQVEENSPIKSSANPGSIFVPGRKRKTARTQALERSRRFTGARAYRKEQKSGE
- a CDS encoding PUA domain-containing protein, which gives rise to MNNTERLTRVRMIADYQFGKGIGKELFPDGSTFQLSRTKRIRQVLYSGKRIATARAKDGFFTLSIEGASVVHKLLPGKRLRVVVSEEAAPFVEKGKTAFIKHVVEIDPELRAGEEVLVTDEADRLLATGQLLLSPAEIMAFDSGAAVDVRAGVASKKEK
- a CDS encoding acetylornithine transaminase — translated: MTENIIKSEIVSESEDLQVKYDSIIEKDSKYVMQTYGRQPLVLSEGKGAIVRDIYGKEYIDCVAGIAVNNVGHCHPRVVKAIQSQAEKLMHVSNLYYTEIQAELAETLVSITGMERVFFCNSGAEAVESAMKLARVTSGKSAFIAAEHSFHGRTIGALSVTHKSMYRDPFMPPVSSETTFVPYSNAEAIRQAISEDTAAVILEPIQGEGGVNIPDPDYLKEVREICDETGTFLIFDEVQTGFGRTGTWFCKEQFGVEPDIMSMAKAIGGGFPMGAIAAREGLSFGRGQHASTFGGGPLACAAALASIEAIREEELLKRSKENGTYFMGKLRNMDREDVIEVRGKGLMIGVEIKYPCSKFVEFARECGVLLNCTSDSVLRLVPPLVITKEQIDTVVDVLEQA